In Phyllobacterium zundukense, one DNA window encodes the following:
- the fdhF gene encoding formate dehydrogenase subunit alpha yields MSLIQEIDYGTPASTSEKMITLTIDGNEVTVPEGTSIMRASMEAGIQVPKLCASDMVDAFGSCRLCLVEIEGRNGTPASCTTPAMEGLVVRTQTQRLKDIRKGVMELYISDHPLDCLTCAANGDCELQDMAGAVGLRDVRYGYEGENHVFAKAGMVANDRWLPKDESNPYFTYDPSKCIVCSLCVRACEEVQGTFALTIEGRGFNSRVSSGAAHDNFIDSECVSCGACVQACPTATLTEKSVIAIGQPEHSKVTTCAYCGVGCSFKAEMRGEELVRMVPWKDGKANRGHSCVKGRFAYGYSTHKDRILNPMIREKISDPWREVTWDEAYKHVANEFRRIQYQYGRNSIGGITSSRCTNEETFLVQKLVRAGFGNNNVDTCARVCHSPTGYGLKQTFGTSAGTQDFDSVEHTDVVMIIGANPTDGHPVFASRLKKRLRKGAKLIIVDPRRIDLVRSPHVEASYHLPLRPGTNVAVVTSMAHVIVTEGLFDEKFIRERCDWAEFQDWAAFVSSPEHSPEAIEQISGVSPQLLREAARLFATGGNGSIYYGLGVTEHSQGSTTVMAIANLAMATGNIGRKGVGVNPLRGQNNVQGSCDMGSFPHELPGYRHISDESTRDIFDKLWGVKLQDEPGLRIPNMLDAAVDGTFKGIYIQGEDILQSDPDTKHVAAGLAAMECVVVHDLFLNETANYAHVFLPGSTFLEKDGTFTNAERRINRVRKVMSPLNGYADWEVTQNLAKAMGLSWNYQHPSEIMDEVALTTPSFAGVSFDLLDREGSVQWPCNEKAPLGTPIMHIESFARGRGKFIRTEYVATDERTGPRFPLLLTTGRILSQYNVGAQTRRTDNVIWHEEDRLEIHPHDAEQRGIRNGDWVKVTSRSGETTLRALITDRVSTGVVYTTFHHPTTQANVITTDFSDWATNCPEYKVTAVQVGASNGPSDWQVKYDEQARQSRRIAPVLDAAE; encoded by the coding sequence ATGTCTCTGATCCAAGAAATCGACTACGGTACCCCCGCCAGTACCTCCGAGAAGATGATTACGCTGACCATCGACGGAAATGAGGTTACCGTGCCTGAAGGCACGTCGATCATGCGCGCCTCGATGGAAGCGGGCATCCAGGTACCAAAGCTCTGCGCCTCCGACATGGTCGATGCATTTGGCTCCTGCCGGCTTTGCCTTGTCGAGATTGAAGGCCGCAACGGCACACCTGCCTCCTGCACGACCCCAGCAATGGAAGGGCTCGTCGTCCGCACCCAGACCCAGCGGCTGAAGGATATCCGCAAGGGCGTTATGGAGCTTTACATCTCCGACCATCCGCTCGATTGCCTGACCTGCGCGGCCAATGGCGATTGCGAATTGCAGGACATGGCTGGCGCGGTCGGCCTTCGCGATGTTCGCTATGGTTATGAGGGTGAGAATCATGTTTTCGCCAAGGCCGGCATGGTTGCCAATGACCGCTGGTTGCCGAAGGATGAATCCAATCCTTATTTCACCTATGATCCATCGAAATGCATCGTCTGCTCGCTATGCGTGCGTGCCTGCGAGGAAGTGCAGGGCACGTTCGCGCTGACCATCGAAGGCCGCGGCTTCAACAGTCGCGTCTCTTCCGGTGCCGCCCATGACAATTTCATCGACAGTGAGTGCGTGTCCTGCGGCGCCTGTGTCCAGGCTTGCCCGACGGCGACGCTGACGGAAAAATCGGTCATTGCGATCGGTCAGCCAGAACATTCCAAGGTCACGACCTGCGCCTATTGCGGCGTCGGCTGCTCGTTCAAGGCCGAGATGCGCGGCGAAGAACTGGTGCGCATGGTGCCCTGGAAGGATGGGAAGGCCAATCGGGGCCATTCCTGCGTCAAGGGCCGCTTCGCCTATGGCTACTCGACCCACAAGGATCGCATTCTCAATCCTATGATCCGCGAGAAGATCTCCGATCCCTGGCGCGAAGTCACCTGGGATGAGGCATACAAGCACGTTGCGAACGAGTTCCGCCGCATCCAGTACCAGTATGGACGCAATTCCATTGGTGGCATCACATCCTCCCGCTGCACCAACGAAGAGACATTTCTCGTCCAGAAGCTGGTTCGCGCCGGCTTCGGCAACAACAATGTCGACACATGCGCCCGTGTCTGCCATTCGCCCACGGGCTATGGCCTGAAGCAGACCTTTGGCACCTCGGCAGGCACACAGGATTTCGACAGCGTCGAGCATACCGATGTGGTTATGATCATCGGTGCCAATCCGACCGATGGCCACCCGGTCTTCGCCTCGCGTCTCAAGAAGCGCCTGCGCAAGGGTGCAAAGCTGATCATCGTCGATCCGCGCCGCATCGACCTCGTGCGCTCGCCGCATGTGGAAGCCTCATATCATCTGCCGCTGCGTCCCGGCACCAACGTCGCTGTCGTCACGTCCATGGCACATGTGATCGTCACCGAAGGTCTCTTCGACGAGAAGTTTATTCGCGAGCGTTGCGATTGGGCCGAATTCCAGGACTGGGCAGCTTTTGTTTCCTCTCCGGAACACAGCCCTGAAGCCATCGAACAGATTTCCGGCGTTTCCCCGCAGTTGTTGCGCGAGGCCGCCCGCCTGTTCGCGACCGGCGGCAATGGCTCCATCTACTACGGCCTCGGCGTCACCGAACACAGCCAGGGCTCGACGACGGTCATGGCCATCGCCAATCTCGCCATGGCGACCGGCAATATCGGGCGCAAGGGCGTCGGCGTGAACCCGCTGCGCGGCCAGAACAATGTACAGGGTTCCTGCGACATGGGTTCGTTCCCGCATGAACTGCCGGGCTATCGCCATATCTCTGATGAATCGACGCGCGATATTTTCGACAAGCTCTGGGGCGTCAAGTTGCAGGATGAACCGGGGCTGCGCATTCCCAACATGCTCGATGCCGCCGTCGACGGCACGTTCAAGGGCATCTACATCCAGGGCGAAGACATTCTCCAGTCCGATCCGGACACGAAGCATGTCGCCGCCGGTCTCGCCGCAATGGAATGTGTCGTCGTTCACGACCTCTTCCTCAACGAGACTGCCAATTATGCGCATGTCTTCCTCCCCGGCTCGACCTTCCTCGAAAAGGACGGCACCTTCACCAATGCCGAACGGCGTATCAATCGCGTGCGCAAGGTAATGAGCCCGCTCAACGGCTATGCCGATTGGGAAGTGACGCAGAATCTTGCCAAGGCCATGGGTCTCAGCTGGAACTACCAGCATCCCTCCGAGATCATGGATGAAGTCGCGCTGACGACACCGAGCTTTGCCGGTGTGTCTTTCGATCTTCTCGACCGGGAGGGTTCGGTGCAGTGGCCATGCAATGAAAAGGCGCCGTTGGGCACACCGATCATGCATATCGAGAGCTTTGCGCGTGGCAGGGGCAAGTTCATCCGCACCGAATATGTTGCAACGGACGAGCGTACCGGACCGAGGTTCCCGCTGCTGCTTACAACCGGGCGTATTCTCTCGCAGTATAATGTCGGCGCGCAGACACGCCGCACGGACAATGTCATCTGGCATGAAGAGGACCGGCTTGAGATTCACCCGCACGATGCCGAGCAGCGCGGTATTCGCAACGGCGACTGGGTAAAGGTAACGAGCCGTTCGGGTGAAACCACCCTCCGGGCGCTTATCACCGACCGGGTATCGACGGGCGTGGTCTATACGACCTTCCACCATCCGACGACGCAGGCCAACGTCATCACTACCGACTTCTCCGACTGGGCCACCAACTGTCCCGAATACAAGGTCACGGCAGTCCAGGTCGGCGCCTCGAACGGCCCGAGCGACTGGCAGGTCAAGTACGACGAACAGGCCCGCCAGAGCAGGCGGATCGCGCCCGTCCTGGATGCGGCCGAGTAG
- a CDS encoding formate dehydrogenase beta subunit — protein sequence MTVTFFVPRDSGALALGAEKVARKLQAEIETRKLDARIVRNGSRGLYWLEPMVEVETPNGRVAYGPVKASDVVALLDNGMGEGRVHPLWLGLTDQLPFLAKQTRLTFARCGITDPVSLEDYRAYDGLKGLENALKLTPAEIVAQVTESGLRGRGGAGFPTGIKWKTVRDTAGEQKYIVCNADEGDSGTFADRMIMEGDPFVLIEGMAIAGIAVGATRGYIYTRSEYPHAIAVMNEALEVARKAGVLGRSVLGSSYAFDIEVRVGAGAYVCGEETALLESLEGRRGIVRAKPPLPAHKGLFGKPTVINNVISLASVPVILDKGSAFYKDFGMGRSRGTIPLQIAGNVKHAGLYETAFGLTLGEIVDDIGGGTATGRPVKAVQVGGPLGAYFPRELFDTPFDYEAFAAKDGLIGHAGLVVFDDTVDMLKQARFAMEFCAVESCGKCTPCRIGSTRGVEVVDRISANIEPEKQIEVLTDLCNTMKFGSLCALGGFTPYPVMSALTHFPEDFRPAPIAHAAE from the coding sequence ATGACAGTCACCTTCTTCGTGCCGCGCGACTCTGGTGCTCTCGCACTTGGCGCCGAAAAAGTCGCCAGGAAACTCCAGGCTGAAATTGAAACCCGCAAACTCGATGCGCGGATCGTGCGCAATGGTTCGCGTGGGCTTTACTGGCTCGAACCCATGGTCGAGGTCGAAACCCCGAACGGTCGTGTTGCCTATGGCCCGGTCAAGGCTTCCGACGTCGTTGCGTTGCTCGATAATGGCATGGGTGAGGGCAGGGTGCACCCGCTCTGGCTGGGCCTGACCGACCAATTGCCCTTCCTTGCGAAGCAGACGCGCCTGACCTTTGCCCGCTGCGGCATTACCGACCCCGTCTCCCTTGAAGACTACCGCGCCTATGATGGTCTGAAGGGCTTGGAGAACGCACTTAAACTGACACCTGCCGAGATCGTGGCGCAGGTCACGGAATCCGGACTGCGCGGTCGCGGCGGCGCGGGTTTCCCCACCGGGATCAAATGGAAGACCGTCCGCGATACGGCGGGCGAGCAGAAATATATCGTTTGCAACGCCGATGAGGGCGACAGCGGCACCTTCGCCGATCGCATGATCATGGAAGGCGATCCCTTTGTCCTGATCGAGGGCATGGCTATTGCCGGCATCGCCGTTGGCGCAACGAGGGGCTACATCTACACGCGCTCCGAATATCCCCACGCCATTGCTGTCATGAATGAAGCGCTCGAAGTCGCCCGCAAGGCGGGTGTTCTTGGCCGGTCAGTCCTTGGCTCCTCTTATGCCTTCGATATCGAAGTGCGCGTAGGAGCAGGCGCCTATGTTTGCGGCGAGGAAACCGCCCTGCTCGAAAGCCTCGAGGGACGTCGTGGCATCGTCCGCGCCAAGCCGCCGCTCCCGGCACATAAGGGGCTCTTCGGCAAGCCGACGGTCATCAACAATGTGATCTCACTGGCTTCCGTTCCGGTGATCCTCGACAAGGGCTCAGCTTTCTACAAGGATTTCGGCATGGGCCGCTCGCGCGGCACGATCCCGCTGCAGATTGCCGGCAACGTCAAACATGCCGGTCTGTACGAAACGGCTTTCGGCCTGACGCTCGGCGAAATCGTCGACGATATTGGCGGCGGCACGGCCACGGGCCGTCCTGTCAAGGCCGTGCAGGTCGGCGGCCCGCTTGGTGCCTATTTCCCGCGCGAGCTGTTTGATACGCCTTTCGACTATGAGGCCTTCGCCGCAAAGGATGGGCTGATCGGCCATGCCGGCCTCGTGGTGTTCGACGATACGGTTGATATGTTGAAGCAGGCGCGTTTCGCCATGGAATTCTGCGCAGTTGAGTCCTGCGGCAAGTGCACGCCCTGCCGTATAGGCTCGACCCGCGGCGTCGAGGTTGTCGATCGCATCTCGGCCAATATCGAGCCCGAGAAGCAAATCGAAGTTCTGACCGATTTGTGCAATACAATGAAGTTCGGCTCGCTCTGTGCCCTGGGCGGCTTCACGCCCTATCCCGTCATGAGTGCGCTGACGCATTTTCCCGAAGATTTCCGCCCGGCCCCCATCGCCCACGCTGCGGAATAG
- a CDS encoding formate dehydrogenase subunit gamma has product MQSASTDIAARAIGIIDQLKGKEGPLLPILHELQEEFGYVPHETLPLIAQALNISRAEVYGVVTFYHDYRDHPAGRHVLKLCRAEACQSMGGDALADKARQLLGIDWHGTTADGAVTLEPVYCLGLCACAPSAMLDGEVIGRLNAETLEEIAAEVRL; this is encoded by the coding sequence ATGCAGAGCGCAAGTACCGATATCGCTGCAAGAGCGATAGGCATTATCGATCAACTGAAGGGCAAAGAAGGCCCTCTGCTTCCTATCCTGCATGAGTTGCAGGAGGAGTTCGGCTATGTGCCGCACGAAACGCTGCCGTTAATTGCCCAAGCCCTCAATATCTCCCGCGCCGAGGTGTACGGGGTTGTCACGTTCTATCATGACTATCGCGATCATCCTGCCGGGCGGCATGTGCTGAAGCTTTGCCGCGCTGAAGCCTGCCAGTCCATGGGCGGTGATGCTCTTGCCGACAAGGCACGCCAGCTGCTCGGGATTGATTGGCATGGCACGACCGCTGATGGCGCCGTGACGCTAGAACCAGTCTATTGCCTCGGCCTTTGTGCTTGTGCACCTTCGGCCATGCTCGATGGCGAGGTCATTGGTCGTCTCAATGCCGAAACGCTTGAGGAAATCGCAGCGGAGGTGCGGCTATGA